The nucleotide sequence GAGACGAATTAAAAGAGCAGGGGATAATATTAGAAGACACACCAAATGGAGTTAGATGGAAGAAAATGTAGTTATTTCTGTGCCATAGATTGATAGAATAGATTGGAGAAGTTAAATGAATTTTTCTTTAATAAAAGGTAAATTAACAAAAAAGGATATTTTGAATTTAAGTCCTCTTGTCCTTGCATTTGTTGGAGATTCAATATATGAGGTTTTTGTAAGAACATATCTTGTTGAAGAGAACACAGAAATGTCAGTACACAAATTACATGTAAGGACAATAGAATTTGTTAAAGCACATGCTCAGAGTGAATTTATAAAGAAAATACAAAGTGAACTCACAGAAGAAGAGTTATATATATTTAAGCGGGGAAGAAATGCTAAGTCTGGTACAGTGCCTAAAAATGCAGATGTGAGGGAGTACAGACTGGCAACTGGATTTGAAACTCTCGTAGGATTTTTATATCTAATGGAAGAAGAAGAGAGATTAAACTATCTGATGAATCGTGTAGTAGACTTAAAGATATCGGAGGGGAAAAATGAAACTAAAAGTTAAATTGATTGAACATACGCCTAATCCAGAGAAAGTTGTGGCTGAGGCGGCAAAATTATGTTATAGTCCTGTTGGAATAGATGAAATTGAGCAGAATTTAACAGATGAAAAAGTAGAGAAATTTTTAAATAGGTTAATGTCATATGGTCATGAGTCTGTAGTTGAGCA is from Clostridium fermenticellae and encodes:
- a CDS encoding Mini-ribonuclease 3; its protein translation is MNFSLIKGKLTKKDILNLSPLVLAFVGDSIYEVFVRTYLVEENTEMSVHKLHVRTIEFVKAHAQSEFIKKIQSELTEEELYIFKRGRNAKSGTVPKNADVREYRLATGFETLVGFLYLMEEEERLNYLMNRVVDLKISEGKNETKS